The Pseudomonas fulva 12-X sequence GTGCCGGACATGGCCTCGATCATCGAGATCTACCGGGCGCGGCGTTTCGTCGAATGCCAGGCGCTGGCCCAGGCCTATCCCAAGCATCCGGCGGTCAAGCGCATGCGCGAGGCAGTGAACGCGGCGCAGCGCAGCGCCAAAGAGCTCGACTGGGGCGCTGTGGGCACCGCCAACATGGCCTTTCACGCGGCCATCGTCGAACTGGCCGACAGCCAGCGGCTGAATACCTTCTACCGGCACCTGTCCGCTGAGCTGCGCCTGGTATTCGGGCTGCTCAATGACGCCGAATTCCTGCACGCGCCCTATATCGACATGAACGCGGCGATTCTCGAGCACCTCGAAGCCGGCCGCCCGCAGGACGCCTCCAAGGCGCTGGACGCCTACCTGGTGCAGTCCGAACGCACCATCCTGGCCGCTTACGCGCGGCGCGGTTCCTGAGCCCGCTCCACTTGGTAGCTGCCTGGAGTTTCGGCGCACAGGCTGCCTTCGCCATTGGCATCGGCGGCTTTGGCGCAGCTGTCGATATAGGCGGCCAGGTGGTGCAGTTCGATGAACTTGGGCGCCTTGGCGCTGCTGTCCAGGGTGGTGATGGGCAGATTCAGGCGGCCGGTGGCGATGGCGCGGATGAAGTTGTCGGCACTCAGGTGACGGAAGTACACCGTGCGCACGCGGTCGATGGGCACCAGAACGTCGCCGTGGGTGCGGAATAGAAGCTCCAGCGTCTGGAGCGGCAGGTGCGGCTCAGGCTGAGTGTTCATGGTCGGGCTCGGTATGGGTCAGGTCTCGCTCTGGTTCATGGGCGCGCCGCTACTCTTCAGCGAAACGCGAGGATTTGAGGATGCCGCCCACCAGGTGAATCTTGGTGACGTTGTCCTGGTGGATGTGAATGGGCGGGTGGTTCTGGTTGACGCTGTCGAAGCGGTACATGCCGTCGCGCAGGTAGATGTATTCCTTGATCATCGCCTGGCCGTCCAGGGTGCGGACCATCACCTCATCGCCGGCATGAAACGGCTTGTTCGGCTCGATCAGCACGTATTCACCGTTCTTGATCCGCGGGTGCATGCTGTCGCCATTGACCCGCAGACCGTAGGCATTGGGGTCGTCGCTGTGAATGCGCAGGTATCCGTCGCCATGGCCGACGGGAAAGTCGATCTCCTCGAAATATCCCTGAGTACCCAGCTGCGCATGCCCCACCACCGGCACCGCACCGCCGCGGGCGTGGCCGACGGCCAGGGTGTTGGCGGGCGGTACTTCTGGCAGTTCGTCGGTGCCTGCCAGCTCGGCAAGGCTCACGCCGAGCGCCGGTGCCAGCAGCAGCAAGTCCGATAGGGCAGGCTCGCGCAGGTCGCTTTCGTAGTTGCCGATGCGCGACTGGGATGACCAGCCGCAGGCCTCGGCCAGTTGCTGCTGGCTGAGGCCCTTGCTCTTGCGCAGGCGTTTGATGCGTTGCCCCAGGGTTTCCATCATGCTCTCCGATAATCACGTAGTGAAATATTTATAGCGCAGTTCTCCGCTTGAATAAAACACGTATCGTGATTATTTTTGAAATGGCGATAACCGGCAAGACGCGTGGAGCGACTTGCCGAGAGGTCATATCAAACGCCATCGGGGATGGCAGGAGGCAGGCAATGATTTCCTACATAGACGAGGCGCTTCAGCGTTGGGGTGAAGCACAGCAGACGGGCGAAACGGAGCGAGGCTCGAACATGGGCACCAGCTTGATCGCTTCGCTGATGACATCACAAGGTGTGCTGAATCGCACCGTCCGCGGCAGCCGTGTGCTGGTGGATAGGGCGACGGAGATCGACTGGATCGTCAGCAAGCATCTTTCCCCCGAGCAGCGCCGGGTGGTCGTCGAGCAGTACTGCACTGCTGAGCCCAGGCGCGAAAAGTGGACGGCCTGCGGATGCAGCCGGGCGCAGTTCTATCGACGACTGGGGCAGGCCCACCGGGCCATCGAATCGCAGCTCCTGAAGCGGGCCGCCTGAGAGCATATCCGCGATCTTTGAGCGCATGAAGAAGCAGCAATAAGGCAGAAGCGGCCATTCGCCAATCTACTGTGGGAGCGGCCGCTCTCGCCACGTGGCTGCCAAAATCGATGAACCTGGGCTGCAAGGCCATGAACAGGCTCTTGGTGCGCTTTTCATTCCTGCCAGCGGCGGTTCTCGCCGCTCGGCCTGTTTCCTTCTCTCAAAGTATCTGGTTTCCGGATCTCCTTCCGGGCGCTTCCATGGGCGTGCGCTTGCGGTACTGTGCAGCCTGAAACCGCTACGTGTCCGTTGTTTTTCCGGTGCGTTGCCGCTGATTACCGGCGTGCCCTTGAGAGGGTGAGAATCGCGGGTTATACATTCATCACCGTCACAGAGGTGGGCGAGCAGTCAGCCAGCCTCGTGACTCAATCCTTGGCAACTCATGCGCCGCGCGGCGCGCTGCAACACCCGACCTTCCTTTAACAGAGCCCCGCCACGTGCGGGGCTCTGTCGTTTCAGGGGGCGGCATAACCTCATGTCGTCGGGGCCATCGGCCTCGGGGAGTACGATAACAATGACTGAATTCAGCAGCGCCGTGCTGTTCGGCGAGCACCTCGCCGCGCTGATCGCCCCAATCAATGGCGAGGCTGCACTCGGCGCCTTGTGCGGGGCCCTGGTGTACTTCACCACCACGCAAAATCTGCCCATGTGGAACCGGCTGGCGTTCTTTCTGACGTCGGCGGTGATGGGGTACCTCTGTGCCCCGGCCATCACCGACTTCCAGCTGCACGGCATCCACCCCTTTGCCTATCCGGGGCCCGCCGGTTTCGCCGGTGCCGGCTTGGTGGTGACGCTGATGCTGGCCGCCATTCGCCGTCGCGGCGGCAGCCTGAACGACAAGCCGCCAGGCGACCGGGATGCCTGACCCGACGCGGCGACTGACAACAACCGCTAACTGAACCCGTACGGCGGCGCACTCCGCGCCGCCGTACTCACCCTGGCCCGCCGCTGTGCGGGCTTTTTCATATCTGGAGGAAACACCATGGCTATCAAAACCTTTGACCAAATGGCCGCTGCCGGCGAATTCCCGCTGATCGGCTTCAACGCTGCGGGTCTCGGCAACAACCCCTACGTCGACCCCATCGCCACGGCAAAGCTGGACACCCACTACTTCACCGTCGCCCCACGCGGCCACCAGCCGGATTACATCAAGTCCTATGCGGGCAGCATCGGCGGCAAACCCTTCGCCGTGCGCCTGCCATTCGCTGGCGAGCGTATCGCCATTCTCGATGGCGCCGGCGGCTTCACCTTGCGGCAGAGCTATGTGGAAGAGATCCGCAAGGCCATCCGCCATATCCACAGCTGGGGCGGCTTCTCGCTGCTCGATATGCACAACTACTGCCGCTGGTACGTGCGCGCCAATGGCCCGGTGAGCGGCCGTGTGGTGCAGGCGTGGAACGGCGGCTACGCCCTGTGGACGGCCATCGGCGCGCCTGATTGCCCGGTCAATTACACCCTGCTGGCACGTATCTGGGCGGCCATCGCCCGGGAGTTTCGTGACGAGCCGGGGGTGTTCGGCTACGGCCTGATGAACGAGCCGCACAACCTGGGCAGCGTGCCCGATGGCGGGGTCAACGTCGAAACCCTGTGGACCAACAACGTGCAGCGGCTGATCACCGCGGTGCGCGAGGTCGACCCGCGACACTTCATCACCGTGGCCGGCAATTCCTTCGCCTCGGCCCTGTATTGGCCGCGCAGTTCGGACGCGCTCAAGAACCTGCAGGACCCTGGAGGCCGCCTGCTCTACGAGGCGCACCAGTACCCCGATAAAGAGGGGCAGGGAGGAGGCAAGTGGACTCAGGCCAATGAGTCGATCGTTTACCGCGAGCGGGTGGCCGACTGGTATCCCTTCATCGACTGGCTCAAGGCCAACGGCAAGCGTGGTATCGCCGGCGAGTTCGGCGGGCCGGATCACGTGCCCGGTATGCGCACCTACTTCACCGAGCTGCACAAGTATTTCGATGCCAACCACATCCTGCGCTTTCAGTGGCTGGCCGGCCCCGGCGATGCCGACGACGCGCCCAACGGCATGGACCGCAACGACGGCACCCTCAAACCCAACACCCGCTCGCTGATGGCGCGTATCGGCAACACCACCACGGCCTACGGCCCTCGCTGATCCACCTCGATGACCCGCTTCGGCGGGTCATCGCCTTTCACTATCCGGAGAATTCCCATGGCCCGACTTACTGCCACCCAGGCGGGTGGCCACAACGTACTCGCCTTTCTCGACATGCTCGCCTGGAGCGAAGGCACCTCGACCGTTGCCGAAAGCGATGACGGCTACAACGTGCTGGTAGGCGGCGACCTGTTCGACGACTACAGCGCACATCCGCGTCAGCTCATCGAGCTGCCGCGCTACGACATCCAGTCCACGGCGGCCGGCCGCTACCAGTTTCTGGCCCGCACCTGGGACGCCATCGTTCAGCGCTACAGCTTTCGCGGCCGCTTCACGCCCGAGGCTCAGGACCTGGCTGCGGTGAAGCTGCTCGAAGAGTGCGGCGCCCTGGCGCCCATTCAGACCGGCCAAGTGGCCGAGGCGATCAGCGCGGCGGCACCCATCTGGGCCAGCCTGCCGGGCGCCGGCTACGGCCAGCGTGAGCACGATCTCGCTGCGCTGCTACGCATCTACCGACAGGAGCTGGTGGCCCAGGCACGTAACGAGAATGACCTGCTCGCCATGTTCATCGCCTGCGGCGGGCAGGTGGCGGCATGAATCTGCTCACACTGATCCCCGCCCGTTATCGATGGCTGATCGGCGGTGGCCTGGTGCTGGCGCTATTACTTGGCGCCGTCAGCCTCGGCTGGGTGGTGCAGGGCTGGCGCCTGGGTCAGGCGCTGGCCGCGCGCGAACAGTCCCACGCAGAGGTCATGGCGCGCCTGCACGAGGCAGCCGCTCGTGAAACCCTGCGCGCCCAGAACAAGCGCCTTGCACTCGAGCAACAGCTGCAGGCGTCCTCGCAAATCCAATACAGGAGACTTGGCGATGCCCAACAAAAGGCTGCGCGTCTTCGTGATCGTCTTGCCACTGCTGAGCTACGGCTGTCAGTCCTTACCGCCGAACCCGCAGCTGCCGATGCCGGTCACCACGACCAACTGCCCACCACCGCCAGTGCCGGACGCCTGGTGGATGGCGCCCGACGAGCCGACATTGACCGAGCAGTTGCTCAACGAATTGTCGCCATCACCGGACGCGGTGACCGCGCCATCATCGCCCTAGGTATGTGCCAGGACTATGTACGGACGCTCGGCGATACGCTCTAGCTCAAGGCGTGCGGCGTTGACAGTGGCAATCCTGTGCCGGAGAGTGCCCGCTCTCCGGCTCACTCACGCTGCCAGCGCATCACCTGTTCCGGGTGGCCGGTGTGCGGATCATTCTGCTCGGCCACCACGGCGAAGCCGCAGGTCTGGTAGAAGACGCACGCCCGGGTGTTGGCGCTGTACACGCTGAGTTCCAGCAGGTCGCGGCGGCACTTGGCCTCGTTGAGCAGGCGTTTGCCGAGCCCGCGCCCCTGGGCGCCCGGCGCGATGAACAGCGCGGCCAGGCGGTGTTCGTGCAGCGACGCGAAGCCAAGTGTTTGGCCGGCCTCTTCGAGTACCAGGGTTTCGGCCTGGGGCAGATAAATCTCGCCCATGGCGGTCAGCTGGTCGCGCCAGAACGACTCATCGATAAAGGCATGGGCCTGGATCGAGGCGCTCAGCCAGATATCGAGCACGGCGTTGGTGTCGTTGGCGTGGTAGGGGCGAATCATGATGAATTCCTTTCGTGGAGGATGTTGATCCATGGCGGTACGGTTACATGTATTCGGCGCCTCCGGTGCCGGCACCACCAGCCTGGCGGCGGCACTGGCCGAGCGCTGTGGCTGGTTGCACCTGGATACCGACAACTTCTACTGGCTGCCGAGCGAGCCACCTTATCGCTTCAAACGCGAACCGCAACAGCGCGTGGAGCAGATCCGCACGAGTGCTGCGCAGGCGAACGACTGGATCCTCAGCGGTTCGCTGTGCAGCTGGGGCGAGACGCTGGTGCCACTGTTCACCCATGCCGTGTTCCTGCAGCTGGATGACGCCGAACGCATGCAGCGATTAGCGGCTCGCGAACGGCAGCGTTACGGCGAGCGGGTTCTGCCAGGCGGCGACATGCATGCCCAGAGCCTGGCCTTTCTGCAGTGGGCCGCCGGCTACCAGCAGGGCGGTCTGCAGACCCGCAGCCTGCGCATGCACGAGGCGTGGATCGCGCAGCAACTGCGCTGCCCGCTGCTGCGCCTGGACAGCACCTGCGAGTCGCCCGAGCAACTGGCTGGGCAGGTGATCGACTGGCTGGGCGCGCCCGCCTGACCTCGGCTGATAAAGGCGGGCGGGCTCGGGTGCGTCTCGCCTGTCTGTCAGGGCGTTGTGCCAGTTGCACGGCATGGCTCAGCTGGGCTACTGTGCCGCAAGATAAACGCGAGACCTTCTTCGTGAACGCCAGCAGCACCCTTCTGATGCGCCTCATCAAAGCCCACGCCCGTTGGCGTTGGCGCGCCTGATTTTATTCTCCGGCCCGGCCGGACGATTCTCTCTGCTCCACTCGAACCCTCAACAGATATTCTCCAGGCCATAGGTGGCGTGTAAGGGAATAGGGGATCTCGAAACTGGAGTGACTGGCTAAAAAGCAGTTCATCAAAGGGTTAAAGCCAATATGCTGCTGATGATCGACAACTACGATTCCTTTACCTACAACGTGGTGCAGTACCTGGGCGAGCTGGGTGCCGACGTCCACGTCATTCGCAATGACGAGCTGACCATCGCCGAGATCGAGGCGCTCAAGCCCGAGCGCATCGTCGTCTCGCCCGGCCCCTGCACGCCGACCGAAGCGGGCGTGTCCATCGAAGCCATCCTGCATTTTGCCGGCAAGCTGCCGATTCTCGGCGTCTGCCTGGGCCATCAGAGCATCGGCCAGGCCTATGGCGGCGAGGTGGTGCGCGCGCGCCAGGTGATGCACGGCAAGACCAGCCCGGTGTTCCATGAAAACAAAGGCGTGTTCGCCGGCCTGGCGATGCCGGTGACCGTGACTCGCTACCACTCGCTGGTGGTCAAGCGCGAGACCTTGCCGGACTGCCTGGAAATCACCGCCTGGACGCAGCATGAAGACGGCTCCGTCGATGAAATCATGGGCCTGCGCCACAAGACCCTGAACGTCGAGGGCGTGCAGTTCCACCCTGAATCGATCCTGACCGAGCAGGGTCACGAACTGTTCGCCAACTTCCTCAAGCAGACCGGAGGCGTGCGCCCATGAACATCAAGGAAGCCCTCAACCGCATCGTCGCCCAGCTCGATCTGAGCACCGAGGAAATGCGCGATGTGATGCGCGAAATCATGACCGGCCAGTGCACCGACGCGCAGATCGGCGCGTTCCTGATGGGCATGCGTATGAAGAGCGAGACCATCGACGAGATCGTCGGCGCCGCCAGCGTGATGCGCGAACTGGCCTCGCCGGTGGAGATCGCCGCCGAGCGCCTGGTCGACACCTGCGGCACCGGTGGCGACGGCATGAACATCTTCAACGTCTCCACCGCAGCGGCGTTCGTCGTCGCTGCGGCGGGCGGCAAGGTGGCCAAGCACGGCAACCGCGCGGTGTCGGGCAAGAGCGGCAGCGCCGATCTGCTCGAAGCCGCCGGCATCTATCTGGGCCTGACGCCGGTGCAGGTGGCGCGCTGCGTCGAAACCGTCGGCGTCGGCTTCATGTTCGCACCGTCCCACCATGGAGCCATGAAGCACGCCATCGGCCCGCGCCGCGAGCTGGGTCTGCGCACGCTGTTCAACATGCTCGGCCCGATGACCAACCCGGCTGGCGCCAAGCATCAGGTGGTCGGCGTGTTCAGCCAGGCGCTGTGCCGGCCGATGGCCGAGGTGCTGCAGCGCCTGGGCAGCGAGCACGTGCTGGTGGTGCATGCCCAGGATGGTCTCGACGAGATCAGCCTGGCCGCGCCGACCTTCGTCGCCGAACTGAAAAATGGTGCGGTCAGTGAGTACCGCATCCAGCCCGAAGACTTCGGCATCAAGAGCCAGAGCCTGATCGGCCTGACCGTCGAAGGCGCTGAGCAATCCCTGGAGCTGATCCGTGATGCCCTGGGCCGCCGCAAGACCGAAGCTGGTCAGAAGGCTGCCGAGATCATCGTGCTCAATGCCGGTGCTGCGCTCTACGCGGCCGACCACGCCGACAGTCTGCGTGATGGCATGAGCCTGGCCCATGACGCACTGCACACCGGCCTGGCCCGGGAAAAGATGGAAGAACTGGTGTCCTTTACGGCCGTATTCAAACAGGAGAATGAAGGGTGAGCGTTCCTACCGTTCTGGAAAAGATCCTCGCCCGCAAGGCCGAGGAAGTGGCGGCGCGCCGCGCTGTCGTCAGCCTGGCCGAAGTCGAGCGCGAGGCCCGCGCTGCCGACCCTGTACGCGGCTTCGCCAATGCGCTGATCGAAAAGGCCAAGAGCAAGCAGCCGGCGGTGATCGCCGAGATCAAGAAGGCCTCGCCGAGCAAAGGCGTGATTCGTGAGAACTTCGTGCCGGCGGAAATTGCTCGGAGCTATGAGGATGGTGGCGCGACCTGCCTGTCGGTCCTCACCGATATCGATTTCTTCCAGGGCGCTGATCGCTACCTGCAGGAAGCACGCAGCGCCTGCTCGCTGCCGGTGATCCGCAAGGATTTCATGATCGACCCGTACCAGATCGTCGAAGCCCGGGCCCTGGGCGCCGACTGCGTGCTGCTGATCGTCTCGGCATTGTCCGACGCGCAGATGGGCGAGTTGGCGGCGACCGCCAAGTCGTTCGACCTCGATGTGCTGGTCGAGGTGCATGATGGTGACGAGCTGGAGCGCGCGCTGAATGTGCTCGACACCCCGCTGGTCGGCGTCAACAACCGTAACCTGCACACCTTCGAAGTCAGCCTGGAAACCACCCTCGATCTGCTGCCGCGCATCCCTCGCGATCGCCTGGTGGTCACCGAGAGTGGCATCCTCAATCGCGCGGATGTCGAGTTGATGGAAATCAGCGAGGTGTATGCGTTCCTGGTTGGCGAGGCCTTCATGCGCGCCAACAACCCGGGCGCCGAGCTGGAGCACCTGTTCTTTCCGGAGCGCAGGCGGCTGGTCAACAGCCCGAACGTGGATTGATAAACAAACGGCGCCCAACGGCGCCGTTGTTCTATCTGCTGCTTTGAACAGGTTCTTATAAAGACAGGCGCATTGATAGATCCACCGCCTTTACATCCTTGGTCAGGGTGCCGATGGAGATGTAATCCACCCCGGTTTCGGCGATACCGCGCAGGGTGCTGTCGTTGATGCCGCCGGAGGCTTCCAGCTTGGCGCGTCCTGCAGTAATCGCCACCGCCTGGCGCATGTCATCGAGCGACAGTTCATCGAGCATGATGATATCGGCGCCGGCAGTCAGGGCCTGCTGCAGCTCTTCAAGGCTTTCCACTTCCACTTCGACCGGCTTGCCCGGTGCGATGCCGCGCGCTGCGGTCACCGCCGCGGCAATGCCGCCGCAGGCCGCGATATGGTTTTCCTTGATCAGGAAGGCATCGAACAGACCGATGCGGTGGTTGTGGCAACCGCCCTGGGTGACCGCGTACTTTTGCGCCAGGCGCAAGCCGGGCAGGGTCTTGCGGGTGTCGAGCAGTTTCACGCCGGTGCCCTGCACCAGGTTGGCGTAGTGCTGGCAGCGGGTGGCCACGGCCGACAAGGTCTGCAGGAAGTTCAGCGCCGTGCGCTCGCCGCTGAGCAGCGCACGCGCCGGGCCTTCGAGGTGGAAGAGTGCCTGATTGGGCGTTACCTGCTGGCCGTCCTGTACCTGCCAGTGCACGGCGACCCGGGCATCGAGCTGGTGAAATACTTCATCGACCCAGGCTGTGCCGCAGATCACCGCGTGGTCACGGGTGATCACGGTAGCATTGGCCAGTCGCGATTCTGGAATCAGCTGGGCGGTGATGTCGCCGCTGCCGATGTCCTCGCGCAGGCTGCGGCGGACATTGGCCTCGATTTCGGCACGAAGCTCGGTAAGCAGTAGGTTCGGCATGGAGCCTCCGATTGGCTGAGGCGGCGATTATAAGGGCTGCCGCGGGCGCTGTTACGTTCATCGGGTAAAAATGAACCCTGACTGTAACGATCGGTCACATGCGCAGTCCGCCGGCCCCCGTCGGATGGGCTGTGACGCATTTCATATCTGCAAGAAATTGCCTTGGCATCTCCTGTAGCAATCCGATATGTTTTAATGCAGGAGTATTGACGTCATACCCTTGACGTTTAAGGTGCTCGCATTCCTGTTCCAGTTTGCTTCGCCAGCGCTCTGCGCAGGAGATCCTGATGAAAACTGATGCCAACGTGGTGCATCTGAACAAGATGGTTCCCGACACGGCCCACCCCGCGGCTGCGCGGTTGCCTGC is a genomic window containing:
- a CDS encoding N-acetyltransferase, encoding MIRPYHANDTNAVLDIWLSASIQAHAFIDESFWRDQLTAMGEIYLPQAETLVLEEAGQTLGFASLHEHRLAALFIAPGAQGRGLGKRLLNEAKCRRDLLELSVYSANTRACVFYQTCGFAVVAEQNDPHTGHPEQVMRWQRE
- a CDS encoding putative holin, with protein sequence MTEFSSAVLFGEHLAALIAPINGEAALGALCGALVYFTTTQNLPMWNRLAFFLTSAVMGYLCAPAITDFQLHGIHPFAYPGPAGFAGAGLVVTLMLAAIRRRGGSLNDKPPGDRDA
- a CDS encoding PA0613 family protein, which encodes MISYIDEALQRWGEAQQTGETERGSNMGTSLIASLMTSQGVLNRTVRGSRVLVDRATEIDWIVSKHLSPEQRRVVVEQYCTAEPRREKWTACGCSRAQFYRRLGQAHRAIESQLLKRAA
- a CDS encoding GntR family transcriptional regulator translates to MNNDVSENPRTLGETVTAEIRRKLVEGELVPGQRLSEAALSESLDISRNTLREAFRVLTQEGLLKHEPNRGVFVSVPDMASIIEIYRARRFVECQALAQAYPKHPAVKRMREAVNAAQRSAKELDWGAVGTANMAFHAAIVELADSQRLNTFYRHLSAELRLVFGLLNDAEFLHAPYIDMNAAILEHLEAGRPQDASKALDAYLVQSERTILAAYARRGS
- a CDS encoding AAA family ATPase; translated protein: MAVRLHVFGASGAGTTSLAAALAERCGWLHLDTDNFYWLPSEPPYRFKREPQQRVEQIRTSAAQANDWILSGSLCSWGETLVPLFTHAVFLQLDDAERMQRLAARERQRYGERVLPGGDMHAQSLAFLQWAAGYQQGGLQTRSLRMHEAWIAQQLRCPLLRLDSTCESPEQLAGQVIDWLGAPA
- a CDS encoding XRE family transcriptional regulator, encoding METLGQRIKRLRKSKGLSQQQLAEACGWSSQSRIGNYESDLREPALSDLLLLAPALGVSLAELAGTDELPEVPPANTLAVGHARGGAVPVVGHAQLGTQGYFEEIDFPVGHGDGYLRIHSDDPNAYGLRVNGDSMHPRIKNGEYVLIEPNKPFHAGDEVMVRTLDGQAMIKEYIYLRDGMYRFDSVNQNHPPIHIHQDNVTKIHLVGGILKSSRFAEE
- the trpC gene encoding indole-3-glycerol phosphate synthase TrpC: MSVPTVLEKILARKAEEVAARRAVVSLAEVEREARAADPVRGFANALIEKAKSKQPAVIAEIKKASPSKGVIRENFVPAEIARSYEDGGATCLSVLTDIDFFQGADRYLQEARSACSLPVIRKDFMIDPYQIVEARALGADCVLLIVSALSDAQMGELAATAKSFDLDVLVEVHDGDELERALNVLDTPLVGVNNRNLHTFEVSLETTLDLLPRIPRDRLVVTESGILNRADVELMEISEVYAFLVGEAFMRANNPGAELEHLFFPERRRLVNSPNVD
- a CDS encoding glycoside hydrolase family 24 protein is translated as MARLTATQAGGHNVLAFLDMLAWSEGTSTVAESDDGYNVLVGGDLFDDYSAHPRQLIELPRYDIQSTAAGRYQFLARTWDAIVQRYSFRGRFTPEAQDLAAVKLLEECGALAPIQTGQVAEAISAAAPIWASLPGAGYGQREHDLAALLRIYRQELVAQARNENDLLAMFIACGGQVAA
- a CDS encoding aminodeoxychorismate/anthranilate synthase component II, giving the protein MLLMIDNYDSFTYNVVQYLGELGADVHVIRNDELTIAEIEALKPERIVVSPGPCTPTEAGVSIEAILHFAGKLPILGVCLGHQSIGQAYGGEVVRARQVMHGKTSPVFHENKGVFAGLAMPVTVTRYHSLVVKRETLPDCLEITAWTQHEDGSVDEIMGLRHKTLNVEGVQFHPESILTEQGHELFANFLKQTGGVRP
- the nadC gene encoding carboxylating nicotinate-nucleotide diphosphorylase gives rise to the protein MPNLLLTELRAEIEANVRRSLREDIGSGDITAQLIPESRLANATVITRDHAVICGTAWVDEVFHQLDARVAVHWQVQDGQQVTPNQALFHLEGPARALLSGERTALNFLQTLSAVATRCQHYANLVQGTGVKLLDTRKTLPGLRLAQKYAVTQGGCHNHRIGLFDAFLIKENHIAACGGIAAAVTAARGIAPGKPVEVEVESLEELQQALTAGADIIMLDELSLDDMRQAVAITAGRAKLEASGGINDSTLRGIAETGVDYISIGTLTKDVKAVDLSMRLSL
- a CDS encoding glycoside hydrolase family 5 protein, encoding MAIKTFDQMAAAGEFPLIGFNAAGLGNNPYVDPIATAKLDTHYFTVAPRGHQPDYIKSYAGSIGGKPFAVRLPFAGERIAILDGAGGFTLRQSYVEEIRKAIRHIHSWGGFSLLDMHNYCRWYVRANGPVSGRVVQAWNGGYALWTAIGAPDCPVNYTLLARIWAAIAREFRDEPGVFGYGLMNEPHNLGSVPDGGVNVETLWTNNVQRLITAVREVDPRHFITVAGNSFASALYWPRSSDALKNLQDPGGRLLYEAHQYPDKEGQGGGKWTQANESIVYRERVADWYPFIDWLKANGKRGIAGEFGGPDHVPGMRTYFTELHKYFDANHILRFQWLAGPGDADDAPNGMDRNDGTLKPNTRSLMARIGNTTTAYGPR
- the trpD gene encoding anthranilate phosphoribosyltransferase; this encodes MNIKEALNRIVAQLDLSTEEMRDVMREIMTGQCTDAQIGAFLMGMRMKSETIDEIVGAASVMRELASPVEIAAERLVDTCGTGGDGMNIFNVSTAAAFVVAAAGGKVAKHGNRAVSGKSGSADLLEAAGIYLGLTPVQVARCVETVGVGFMFAPSHHGAMKHAIGPRRELGLRTLFNMLGPMTNPAGAKHQVVGVFSQALCRPMAEVLQRLGSEHVLVVHAQDGLDEISLAAPTFVAELKNGAVSEYRIQPEDFGIKSQSLIGLTVEGAEQSLELIRDALGRRKTEAGQKAAEIIVLNAGAALYAADHADSLRDGMSLAHDALHTGLAREKMEELVSFTAVFKQENEG
- a CDS encoding pyocin activator PrtN family protein, producing MNTQPEPHLPLQTLELLFRTHGDVLVPIDRVRTVYFRHLSADNFIRAIATGRLNLPITTLDSSAKAPKFIELHHLAAYIDSCAKAADANGEGSLCAETPGSYQVERAQEPRRA